Proteins from one Niallia circulans genomic window:
- the floA gene encoding flotillin-like protein FloA (flotillin-like protein involved in membrane lipid rafts), protein MDVLSGTAIFWIAVIIIGVILLGILLTFVPVMLWISALAAGVKISIFTLVGMRLRRVIPSRVVNPLIKAHKAGINATINQLESHYLAGGNVDRVVNALIAAHRANIELSFERCAAIDLAGRDVLEAVQMSVNPKVIETPFIAGVAMDGIEVKAKARITVRANIERLVGGAGEETVVARVGEGIVSTIGSSTNHKKVLENPDMISQTVLSKGLDAGTAFEILSIDIADVDIGKNIGAELQTEQAEADKKIAQAKAEERRAMAVAQEQEMKAKVQEMRAKVVEAEAEVPMAMSDALRSGNIGVMDYMNLQNITADTEMRGSIGKLNSDNKDEDSKK, encoded by the coding sequence ATGGATGTATTGAGCGGAACGGCAATCTTTTGGATTGCAGTCATAATTATAGGGGTTATTCTACTTGGAATCCTCCTGACATTTGTACCTGTTATGCTGTGGATTTCTGCATTAGCAGCAGGTGTTAAAATCAGCATTTTCACATTGGTTGGGATGAGATTGAGAAGGGTTATCCCAAGTCGTGTTGTCAATCCACTAATCAAGGCACATAAAGCTGGTATAAACGCAACGATAAATCAGCTGGAAAGCCATTACTTGGCTGGTGGTAATGTTGACAGAGTTGTGAATGCATTGATTGCTGCACACAGAGCGAATATTGAATTGTCCTTTGAACGCTGTGCTGCCATTGACTTGGCTGGACGTGACGTTCTTGAAGCAGTACAGATGAGCGTTAACCCGAAAGTAATTGAAACACCGTTTATTGCTGGTGTGGCAATGGATGGGATTGAAGTAAAAGCAAAAGCAAGAATAACTGTTCGTGCAAATATTGAACGCCTTGTTGGGGGAGCAGGAGAAGAGACGGTTGTAGCCCGTGTTGGTGAAGGGATTGTCTCAACTATTGGTTCGTCAACCAATCATAAAAAAGTTCTTGAAAATCCAGATATGATCTCCCAGACTGTTCTATCAAAAGGATTGGATGCAGGTACTGCATTTGAAATCTTGTCGATTGATATTGCAGACGTTGATATAGGTAAAAACATTGGGGCGGAATTACAGACAGAACAGGCTGAAGCAGATAAGAAAATCGCCCAGGCAAAAGCAGAGGAACGCCGAGCGATGGCTGTTGCCCAAGAACAAGAGATGAAAGCGAAAGTCCAAGAAATGCGTGCGAAAGTTGTTGAAGCAGAAGCTGAAGTACCTATGGCGATGTCTGATGCACTTCGTTCTGGAAATATTGGTGTAATGGATTATATGAACTTGCAGAACATTACAGCTGATACGGAAATGAGAGGATCAATCGGCAAGCTTAATAGCGACAATAAAGATGAGGATAGTAAAAAGTAA
- the yqfC gene encoding sporulation protein YqfC has translation MAKKWGNTLRSWMIKNLELPQDVMMDLPRITMIGQIHIYIENHRGLLTFSDKELRLLLKQGQLLIKGKGFVIKTILPEEILLEGKIDQVMYINE, from the coding sequence ATGGCTAAAAAATGGGGAAATACGTTACGGAGCTGGATGATCAAAAACTTAGAGCTTCCTCAAGATGTCATGATGGACTTACCCAGGATCACAATGATTGGCCAAATCCATATATATATTGAGAACCACCGTGGGCTGCTGACTTTCTCAGACAAGGAACTAAGGCTGCTCTTGAAACAGGGCCAGCTTTTAATAAAAGGCAAGGGATTTGTCATCAAAACGATACTGCCAGAAGAAATATTGCTGGAAGGGAAAATTGATCAGGTGATGTACATAAACGAATAA
- the yqfD gene encoding sporulation protein YqfD: protein MKNHWIEFFTGIVTVKATGKGLERFLNNLLRKKVAVWSVKKHGPHSITFQMGLKSISKFREVVRGSGIKIEFQRGAGAPFLYKRILKNSGFAIGVFLFFGLVLTLSNMVWGIDIKGANPATEYQIRKQLDKMDIKIGEFQFFSKELDEIQAELTNNIDAITWIGVELKGTTYHFQVVEKNEPEKMEEEKPQNLIAAKKATIVDYFIEEGDQVFSIHDVVKKGQLLVTGIYGKDKNTKAVSARGEIWGETWYNSKVTIPLDSTFQVFNGNEKQKHYLKLFGYEIPVWGFGKVEYKEYEKEENEKNVKFLRWELPLKVTNKTYREKEEVTRSYTEEEALKAGKEKARKDIQQKIGEDGKIKKEKILRQSVKNGKVILNIDFTTIENIAEVQPITQGDLE from the coding sequence ATGAAAAATCATTGGATAGAATTTTTTACTGGGATTGTTACAGTTAAAGCGACGGGAAAGGGCTTAGAGCGTTTCTTGAATAATCTTTTAAGAAAAAAGGTAGCTGTGTGGAGTGTCAAAAAGCATGGGCCACATTCTATCACCTTTCAAATGGGACTTAAAAGCATAAGCAAGTTTAGAGAGGTCGTAAGAGGGAGCGGAATAAAAATAGAGTTTCAGCGTGGTGCTGGAGCTCCCTTTCTTTATAAAAGAATCTTGAAAAACAGCGGGTTTGCAATAGGCGTATTTTTGTTTTTTGGACTAGTTCTAACCCTTTCCAACATGGTATGGGGAATTGACATAAAGGGTGCTAATCCAGCAACAGAGTATCAGATACGCAAGCAGTTAGATAAGATGGATATAAAAATTGGCGAATTTCAATTTTTTTCTAAAGAATTGGACGAGATACAGGCAGAACTGACCAATAATATTGACGCGATAACCTGGATCGGTGTGGAATTAAAAGGGACAACTTATCATTTTCAAGTAGTAGAGAAAAACGAGCCAGAAAAAATGGAAGAGGAAAAGCCGCAAAATTTAATTGCTGCAAAAAAAGCGACAATCGTGGACTATTTCATTGAGGAAGGCGATCAAGTCTTTTCTATCCATGATGTGGTGAAAAAGGGCCAACTATTAGTAACCGGAATATATGGGAAAGATAAAAACACAAAAGCAGTCTCAGCCAGAGGAGAAATCTGGGGAGAAACATGGTATAACTCCAAAGTTACCATACCTTTAGACAGCACCTTTCAAGTGTTTAATGGCAACGAAAAGCAAAAGCATTATTTGAAGCTTTTCGGGTACGAAATTCCTGTTTGGGGTTTCGGGAAGGTAGAGTATAAGGAATACGAAAAAGAGGAAAACGAAAAAAATGTTAAGTTTCTTAGATGGGAATTACCACTCAAGGTTACTAACAAGACATACAGGGAAAAAGAAGAAGTGACGAGAAGCTATACGGAGGAGGAAGCCCTTAAAGCTGGTAAGGAAAAAGCGCGCAAGGATATTCAACAAAAAATTGGTGAAGATGGCAAAATTAAAAAAGAAAAAATTTTGCGACAATCGGTAAAGAATGGTAAAGTAATACTAAATATAGATTTCACAACAATTGAAAATATTGCGGAAGTACAACCTATAACTCAAGGAGACTTGGAATGA
- a CDS encoding PhoH family protein, whose product MTEDLKTMNVKLNGPEEAVALLGNGDRNLEILEKELDCQIVTRGETLHVSSTNPDSIELVGEIVEKILQVIRKGISVSQRDVSYAIEMARKGTLEYFGALYDEEIAKTIKGKSIRVKTIGQSEYIRSIRKNDLIFGIGPAGTGKTYLAVVMAVSALKSGKVNRIILTRPAVEAGESLGFLPGDLKEKVDPYLRPLYDALHDVLGMEHTQRLIERNTIEIAPLAYMRGRTLDDAFVILDEAQNTTQAQMKMFLTRLGYGSKMVITGDRTQIDLPKGVKSGLVAAEHILKNVSGISFSYLSETDVVRHPLVGKIIKAYDVIES is encoded by the coding sequence ATGACAGAAGATTTGAAGACAATGAATGTAAAATTAAATGGCCCAGAAGAGGCAGTAGCTTTGCTTGGAAACGGGGACCGCAATCTGGAAATTTTAGAAAAAGAGCTTGATTGCCAAATCGTAACAAGAGGCGAAACTTTGCATGTTTCCTCCACAAATCCAGACAGTATTGAACTGGTAGGGGAAATTGTTGAAAAAATTTTGCAGGTGATAAGGAAAGGAATTTCTGTAAGCCAGCGTGATGTCAGCTATGCGATTGAAATGGCCAGAAAAGGAACCTTGGAGTATTTTGGAGCACTTTATGACGAAGAGATTGCCAAGACAATAAAAGGAAAGTCTATTAGGGTCAAGACAATCGGCCAAAGCGAATATATCCGGTCCATCAGAAAAAATGATTTAATTTTTGGAATTGGACCAGCAGGAACTGGTAAAACTTATTTAGCTGTTGTAATGGCAGTTAGTGCTTTAAAAAGCGGAAAGGTAAACAGGATTATCCTGACAAGGCCGGCTGTTGAAGCTGGAGAAAGCCTGGGCTTTTTGCCTGGTGATTTAAAAGAAAAGGTAGATCCTTATCTTCGCCCGCTATATGATGCCCTTCATGATGTTCTTGGAATGGAGCATACGCAACGTTTGATTGAGAGAAATACGATTGAAATCGCACCACTTGCTTATATGCGTGGACGAACCTTGGATGATGCTTTTGTTATCCTTGACGAAGCGCAAAACACAACACAAGCACAAATGAAAATGTTTTTAACAAGGCTTGGATACGGATCTAAAATGGTGATTACCGGTGACAGAACACAAATAGACCTACCTAAAGGTGTTAAGTCTGGGCTAGTTGCAGCAGAGCATATCCTTAAAAATGTTTCTGGTATTTCCTTCAGCTACTTATCGGAAACGGATGTTGTAAGGCACCCACTAGTAGGGAAAATTATAAAAGCATATGACGTGATTGAAAGCTGA
- a CDS encoding HD family phosphohydrolase gives MEFLQNIIQNKNRYLNKTAVRILLFLFIGAILFFSMYSNVKPEKLNVDVFTVANETIRSPLTVEDTESTEKKKEENKNQVQDVYVVNKEIAQNRVDLITSIFDSVTEVNNEAEKPTEADGADSKSSSATKITPDKKLSLLKERLTANVTNEIMDSTLKELLASSETELEIAEDITVTAINSVMSSKIPADEVENAKKRVEDELRNSSGINSDIKSSIIDLGRFAIIQNEFYDPTGTEELRQQAVDSVEPVKILQGQIIVEEGQLISREVYRQLGLVGLLDTDHTSKPFIGLGLIVLSIVCLFYFYITAYERGNKRNKGTAMMFSIIFIISILIMKALSLFQQEDIIEVGYFFPAAMAAMLIKILIEEKLAIFVTIALSVSGMIMFNEGTAGAFHVGMGIYILAGGIAGVLFLKKHNQRSSILQAGLLVSLINIITILGMLYMQNGQLEATEYGFYLLSAILSGIVSAVLTIGILPFFETGFNILSTMKLIELSNPNHPLLRKILTEAPGTYHHSVMVANLAEAACEAIGANGLLARVGCYYHDIGKTKRPQFFIENQLNMGNPHDRLPPQASKNIIIAHATDGAQLLKSSKMPKELIDIAEQHHGTSLLKFFYYKAKEKNPDVAESEFRYPGPKAQSREAAIIGIADSVEAAVRSLSSPTPDQIEALIKNIIADRLQDGQLDDCDLTLKELDQVRNTLCETLKGIFHSRIEYPDMKK, from the coding sequence ATGGAATTTCTTCAAAATATCATCCAAAATAAGAACCGATACTTAAATAAAACAGCGGTTCGAATTTTGCTGTTTCTGTTTATTGGGGCAATTTTATTTTTCTCTATGTACAGCAATGTTAAACCAGAAAAGCTTAATGTTGATGTATTTACCGTTGCAAATGAGACAATCCGTTCACCGTTAACAGTTGAAGATACGGAAAGCACGGAAAAGAAAAAAGAAGAAAACAAAAATCAAGTCCAAGATGTGTACGTAGTTAATAAAGAAATAGCTCAAAATCGTGTAGATTTAATCACCTCTATTTTCGATTCTGTGACAGAGGTTAACAATGAAGCAGAGAAACCGACAGAAGCTGATGGAGCAGACAGTAAATCATCTTCTGCAACGAAAATTACACCTGATAAAAAGCTGTCTCTGCTTAAAGAAAGACTAACAGCCAACGTTACAAATGAAATTATGGATAGCACATTAAAAGAATTGCTCGCTTCCTCAGAAACGGAGCTTGAAATTGCTGAAGATATAACGGTAACTGCTATTAATTCTGTAATGAGCAGCAAAATCCCAGCAGATGAAGTAGAAAATGCGAAGAAACGAGTCGAGGATGAATTAAGAAACAGCAGCGGCATTAACAGTGATATAAAAAGCTCTATCATCGACCTAGGACGATTTGCTATCATCCAAAATGAATTCTATGATCCGACAGGCACTGAGGAGCTCAGGCAGCAAGCTGTCGATAGTGTGGAGCCTGTAAAAATCCTTCAAGGACAAATTATTGTGGAGGAAGGTCAGCTTATCAGCAGGGAAGTATACCGCCAGCTTGGATTAGTCGGGCTGTTAGATACAGATCATACGAGTAAGCCCTTTATCGGTCTTGGATTAATTGTCTTGTCTATTGTTTGCTTATTTTATTTTTATATTACAGCATACGAACGTGGTAACAAGCGAAATAAAGGCACTGCTATGATGTTTTCCATTATTTTTATTATTTCTATTCTTATTATGAAAGCCCTCAGTCTGTTTCAGCAAGAGGATATTATTGAAGTTGGATACTTTTTTCCTGCAGCGATGGCAGCGATGCTAATAAAAATCCTGATCGAAGAAAAGCTGGCGATTTTTGTCACTATCGCCCTTTCTGTTAGTGGGATGATTATGTTTAATGAAGGCACTGCAGGAGCATTTCATGTCGGAATGGGAATATATATATTAGCAGGAGGAATTGCTGGCGTCCTTTTCTTGAAAAAGCATAATCAGCGCTCCAGTATTTTGCAAGCCGGACTGCTTGTTTCATTAATTAATATAATTACCATTTTAGGCATGCTTTACATGCAAAATGGCCAATTGGAAGCAACGGAATATGGATTTTATCTGTTAAGTGCGATTCTTTCGGGGATTGTGTCAGCTGTTTTGACAATTGGGATATTGCCTTTCTTTGAGACCGGCTTTAATATACTGTCAACGATGAAGCTAATCGAGCTTTCTAATCCGAATCATCCATTATTACGAAAAATATTGACAGAAGCCCCGGGAACTTATCATCATAGTGTTATGGTTGCAAACCTTGCCGAAGCGGCTTGTGAAGCAATTGGTGCCAATGGTTTACTAGCCAGGGTTGGATGTTATTATCATGATATTGGAAAAACGAAAAGGCCGCAGTTTTTTATTGAAAATCAGCTGAATATGGGTAACCCTCATGATCGTCTTCCTCCGCAGGCAAGTAAGAATATTATTATTGCACATGCGACAGACGGGGCACAGCTGTTAAAAAGCAGTAAAATGCCGAAAGAGCTTATTGACATTGCTGAGCAGCATCATGGCACATCCTTGCTGAAGTTTTTCTATTATAAGGCAAAGGAAAAAAATCCAGATGTAGCGGAAAGTGAATTCCGGTACCCAGGACCGAAAGCGCAATCTCGTGAGGCTGCTATCATTGGAATCGCCGATAGTGTGGAAGCAGCAGTTAGGAGTCTTAGTTCACCTACACCAGACCAAATCGAAGCACTTATTAAAAACATCATTGCAGATCGCCTTCAGGATGGACAGCTTGATGATTGTGACCTCACATTAAAGGAATTGGATCAAGTAAGAAATACACTTTGTGAAACACTAAAAGGGATATTTCATTCAAGAATTGAATACCCTGATATGAAGAAGTAA